The Thiorhodovibrio litoralis genome includes a window with the following:
- the yajC gene encoding preprotein translocase subunit YajC, with translation MSFFISDAMAQAGGAAPAGQSLLGLLFPIGLIIILYFLMIRPQIKRQKEHKALVEGLSKGDEVVTMGGVAGRIVDIGDNFAQLEVADGVTIKIRRPSVEAVLPKGSLKEL, from the coding sequence ATGAGCTTTTTCATTTCCGATGCGATGGCCCAAGCGGGGGGCGCGGCTCCAGCAGGCCAGTCTCTGTTAGGGCTGCTGTTTCCGATCGGCCTGATCATCATTTTGTATTTCCTGATGATTCGCCCGCAGATCAAGCGCCAAAAAGAGCACAAGGCGCTGGTGGAAGGGTTGAGCAAGGGCGATGAGGTCGTCACCATGGGCGGGGTGGCCGGTCGCATTGTTGACATTGGCGATAACTTCGCGCAGTTGGAAGTTGCCGATGGTGTGACCATCAAGATTCGCCGCCCCTCGGTCGAAGCGGTGCTGCCGAAGGGGTCCCTGAAAGAGCTCTGA
- the secD gene encoding protein translocase subunit SecD — protein MNHYPLWKNLSILAVILVGLLLALPNLFSQDPSIEITAERGVEMTDGSIAEVRAVFENAEVPVKDVERLEGDRLLARFRSSGEQLRGLEVLQNTLGDRYRGALTLSPDLPGWLDAMGLEPMFLGLDLRGGIHVLIDVDMDAAVAQALERYTGDIRTDLRKAKIRYLTVLREGEGVEVRFKDEASRDEAAKRIRGEFPNLTVATSERDGNFYVIGSLPPAQQEEVKRFALQQNITTLRNRVNALGVAEPIIQRQGERRIVVQLPGAQDPGRLKELLGATATLEYRLVDTEHSVQDALDGRVPVGAALYKERNGQPILLKRRVIVTGDQITDASAGFDQQSGSPAVFVSLDGPGARRMRNVTTENVSKPMAVVFIENRTVTRMVDGEPVKARERTEEVISVANILEPFGRRFQTTGLDSSEEAHNLALLLRAGALAAPIEIVEERTVGPSLGQDNIDQGFLSVMVGLAAVVVFMALYYRLFGLVADLVLVVNLIMIVAVLSFLQATLTLPGIAGIVLTVGMAVDANVLIFERIREEIRNGSSPQASIHAGYDKALSTIVDANVTTLIAAVVLFSFGTGPIKGFAVTLFVGIVTSMFTAILGSRALINLIYGGRRVKKLAI, from the coding sequence ATGAATCATTATCCGCTGTGGAAGAATCTTTCGATTCTGGCCGTGATTCTGGTCGGGCTGCTGCTTGCGCTGCCCAATCTGTTCTCGCAAGACCCGTCAATTGAGATTACCGCCGAGCGCGGTGTCGAGATGACCGACGGCAGCATCGCCGAAGTGCGGGCGGTGTTTGAGAACGCCGAGGTGCCGGTCAAGGACGTCGAGCGGCTGGAAGGCGATCGCCTGCTGGCGCGCTTTCGCAGCTCAGGCGAGCAGCTGCGCGGGCTCGAGGTGCTGCAAAATACCCTGGGAGACCGCTACCGGGGTGCGCTGACCTTGTCGCCCGACCTGCCTGGCTGGCTGGATGCGATGGGACTTGAGCCAATGTTCCTTGGGCTCGACCTGCGCGGTGGTATTCACGTGCTGATCGATGTCGACATGGACGCTGCGGTGGCGCAGGCGCTCGAGCGCTATACCGGCGACATCCGCACCGATTTGCGCAAGGCCAAGATTCGCTACCTGACGGTGCTGCGCGAGGGTGAAGGCGTGGAGGTGCGCTTTAAGGACGAGGCGAGCCGGGATGAAGCGGCCAAGCGCATTCGCGGCGAGTTTCCCAATCTCACCGTCGCGACCTCGGAGCGCGACGGCAATTTCTATGTCATCGGCAGCCTGCCGCCGGCGCAGCAAGAAGAGGTCAAACGCTTCGCGCTGCAGCAGAACATCACCACGCTGCGTAATCGCGTCAATGCCCTTGGCGTGGCCGAGCCTATCATCCAGCGCCAGGGTGAGCGGCGCATCGTGGTGCAGCTGCCTGGTGCTCAGGATCCTGGCCGGCTCAAGGAGCTGCTCGGCGCCACCGCGACGCTGGAGTACCGCCTGGTCGATACCGAGCACAGTGTGCAGGATGCCCTCGACGGGCGCGTGCCGGTCGGCGCGGCACTTTACAAAGAGCGCAATGGCCAGCCGATTCTTCTCAAGCGCCGGGTGATTGTGACTGGTGACCAGATCACCGACGCATCGGCCGGGTTCGATCAGCAATCCGGCTCCCCAGCGGTCTTCGTCAGCCTCGATGGCCCGGGCGCGCGGCGCATGCGCAATGTGACGACCGAAAACGTCAGCAAGCCGATGGCGGTGGTTTTTATCGAAAACCGTACCGTCACCCGTATGGTTGATGGCGAGCCGGTCAAGGCGCGCGAGCGCACCGAGGAAGTCATCAGCGTCGCCAACATCCTTGAGCCCTTCGGTCGGCGTTTCCAGACCACTGGGCTCGATAGCAGTGAGGAAGCGCACAATCTTGCGCTGCTGCTGCGCGCCGGTGCCCTGGCCGCGCCGATTGAGATCGTAGAAGAACGCACCGTGGGCCCGAGCCTGGGGCAGGACAATATCGACCAGGGCTTTCTCTCGGTCATGGTCGGCCTGGCCGCAGTTGTGGTCTTTATGGCCCTTTACTACCGCTTGTTCGGGCTGGTGGCTGACCTGGTGCTGGTGGTGAACCTGATTATGATCGTCGCCGTGCTGTCGTTCTTGCAGGCCACGCTCACTCTGCCGGGTATTGCCGGCATTGTGCTGACGGTAGGCATGGCCGTGGACGCCAATGTCCTGATCTTCGAGCGCATTCGCGAGGAGATCCGCAACGGCAGTTCGCCGCAGGCCAGTATTCACGCGGGCTATGACAAGGCGCTCTCGACCATTGTCGATGCTAATGTCACCACCCTGATTGCCGCCGTGGTGCTGTTCAGCTTCGGCACCGGTCCCATCAAAGGCTTCGCGGTAACGCTCTTCGTCGGTATCGTGACGTCCATGTTCACTGCCATTCTTGGCTCGCGCGCGCTGATCAACCTGATCTACGGTGGGCGTCGGGTGAAGAAGCTGGCGATTTAA
- the secF gene encoding protein translocase subunit SecF, with protein sequence MAEKQMAHTQLIKELNIDFIGKRRIAVIASGVLIALCLVSMLVRGFNFGLDFTGGTVIEVGYEQPMELADINQALADENFTDAVVQHFGSRQDVLIRLAPRDDEGASAEVSDQVFRALSAQVETPVDLRRVEFVGPQVGEELREQGGLAVLFSLIGILIYVALRFEWRFAAGAVVAIIHDVIFTLGMFSIFAIPFDLTVLAAVLAVIGYSLNDTIVIFDRIRENFRRMRKGTVIEITNRSINQTLSRTIVTSGTTLIVLLALYFLGGAAISGFSLALLIGVVVGTYSTIYVATAMVIWLGISRTDLMPTVKEGEVLDDRP encoded by the coding sequence ATGGCAGAAAAACAGATGGCGCACACTCAACTGATCAAAGAGCTCAATATCGACTTCATCGGCAAGCGGCGCATCGCGGTGATCGCCTCCGGTGTGCTGATTGCCCTTTGCCTGGTCTCGATGTTGGTGCGCGGGTTTAATTTCGGGCTCGACTTCACCGGCGGTACCGTGATCGAGGTGGGTTATGAGCAGCCGATGGAGCTTGCTGACATCAACCAGGCACTGGCCGATGAGAACTTTACCGACGCCGTGGTGCAGCACTTCGGCTCGCGCCAGGATGTGCTGATTCGTTTGGCGCCGCGAGATGATGAGGGAGCCAGCGCCGAGGTCAGCGATCAGGTCTTTCGCGCACTGAGCGCCCAGGTCGAGACTCCAGTCGATCTGCGCCGGGTGGAGTTCGTCGGCCCGCAGGTGGGTGAGGAGTTGCGCGAGCAGGGCGGGCTCGCGGTGCTGTTCTCACTGATCGGCATCCTGATCTATGTGGCGCTGCGCTTTGAGTGGCGTTTCGCCGCTGGTGCCGTGGTGGCCATCATCCATGACGTGATTTTTACCCTTGGTATGTTCTCGATTTTCGCCATCCCTTTCGATCTCACCGTGCTGGCCGCCGTCCTTGCCGTGATTGGCTACTCGCTGAACGACACCATCGTCATTTTCGATCGCATCCGCGAGAACTTCCGCCGGATGCGCAAGGGCACGGTCATCGAAATCACCAACCGCTCCATCAACCAGACCCTGTCGCGCACCATCGTCACCTCCGGCACCACGCTGATTGTGCTGCTGGCGCTTTACTTCCTCGGTGGCGCAGCGATCAGCGGCTTCTCGCTGGCGCTGCTCATTGGCGTTGTAGTGGGTACCTACTCGACCATCTATGTGGCCACCGCCATGGTGATCTGGCTCGGCATCAGCCGCACCGATCTGATGCCGACCGTGAAGGAAGGTGAGGTGCTCGACGACCGGCCCTGA
- a CDS encoding AAA family ATPase, whose amino-acid sequence MALTPECLERLQLQDQPFAPGAREAFLYKDTLLDTQIERMLSALEKPGAILLLSASSGAGRSTQLMRLLGAMPRYFEIVAFRGRSNTTFASVDVTIRKHLAARGEDDRSRRLNELLVERGKRGIDMLIAVDDAHLLGSGILRELLKLGEDVSAASPIGPRLLLMGDAVLGRNYQRIFETENDRQVQHIGLLAFNQEQTAAYLRQRLAAAGNAEIASLFKPEIIANLHKRSRGLPGDLNELAEEWLSDYCEAVEHKSQTGPAPDELPDELPDALIDEPAEDDSPQEDQETEQPPEGPESPESAEPPEPEDAPTSEEPRAESEPTSALEPEEQTQKPEPKRRKLALAFWKQPWFLPTATGAGLVAIILSIALNLPEDENALNRPASGSTRPPRLLPPDTQAPGMPPASQAPQPEPDSIEATQAPGDAPNSEAPAAAAPPPETAIPDTVIPETATTEPVITEEMIAENPNEDPSGDPGQPPSAEMQPPDTGIAIPSVGAPVEHQTEQPPALPSEPPETEPRPQTAPEAETEADSETEADSKTEADSKTEADSKKEAEPELGSEPAPATGQASAPATDQATSPPRPDQQPTARAQTLSETQNPAASERRPPEAPAATDTPVSASGPSQAPVTYQKARTREDLLWLAEQNPSHLTIQLIALKKFAAVEAYLQSHQLEGANVIATGPVVIAVFGSFPDMASAMTGLSQLPIDIVAQGYWIRSIGDVQADARR is encoded by the coding sequence ATGGCACTAACGCCCGAGTGTCTCGAACGCTTGCAGCTGCAGGATCAGCCCTTCGCGCCGGGTGCGCGGGAGGCGTTCCTTTACAAAGACACCCTACTCGACACACAGATCGAACGGATGCTGAGCGCGCTCGAGAAGCCGGGCGCCATTCTCCTGCTCAGCGCAAGCAGCGGCGCCGGTCGCAGCACCCAGCTGATGCGGCTGCTTGGCGCCATGCCGCGCTATTTCGAGATCGTCGCCTTTCGCGGACGCAGCAATACCACCTTCGCGTCCGTCGACGTGACCATTCGCAAGCACCTGGCCGCGCGCGGTGAGGACGATCGCAGCCGGAGACTGAACGAGCTGCTGGTCGAGCGCGGAAAGCGCGGCATCGACATGCTGATCGCGGTTGATGACGCCCATCTGCTTGGCTCCGGCATCCTGCGCGAGTTGCTCAAGCTCGGCGAGGATGTCAGCGCCGCCAGCCCCATCGGCCCGCGACTGCTGCTGATGGGAGACGCCGTGCTCGGGCGCAATTACCAGCGGATTTTCGAGACCGAGAATGATCGCCAAGTCCAGCACATTGGCCTGCTTGCCTTCAACCAGGAGCAAACCGCTGCCTATCTGCGCCAGCGGCTCGCGGCGGCCGGAAATGCCGAAATTGCGAGCCTGTTCAAGCCAGAGATTATCGCCAATCTACACAAGCGCAGCCGTGGGCTACCAGGCGATCTGAACGAGCTCGCCGAAGAATGGCTGAGCGATTACTGCGAGGCGGTTGAGCACAAGAGCCAGACCGGCCCAGCGCCTGATGAGCTGCCTGATGAACTGCCTGATGCACTCATAGACGAGCCCGCCGAGGACGACAGCCCCCAGGAGGACCAGGAGACCGAGCAGCCCCCAGAGGGTCCTGAAAGCCCGGAGTCTGCAGAACCCCCAGAGCCGGAAGATGCACCCACCAGCGAGGAGCCGCGCGCCGAATCTGAGCCGACGAGCGCGCTCGAGCCAGAGGAACAAACACAAAAACCCGAACCGAAGCGCCGCAAGCTAGCCCTTGCCTTCTGGAAGCAACCCTGGTTCCTGCCAACCGCCACCGGCGCAGGTCTTGTCGCGATCATTCTGAGCATCGCCCTCAACCTGCCCGAGGACGAAAACGCGCTGAATCGGCCCGCAAGCGGCTCGACGCGGCCTCCGCGGCTGCTACCGCCCGACACCCAAGCCCCAGGCATGCCACCCGCATCACAGGCGCCGCAGCCCGAGCCAGATTCTATCGAAGCGACTCAAGCGCCCGGCGATGCGCCCAACAGTGAGGCGCCCGCAGCTGCGGCACCCCCCCCAGAGACTGCGATCCCAGATACGGTGATCCCAGAAACGGCGACCACAGAGCCCGTGATCACAGAGGAGATGATCGCAGAGAACCCGAACGAAGACCCATCTGGCGATCCTGGCCAGCCGCCTTCAGCGGAAATGCAACCGCCCGACACAGGGATCGCGATTCCTTCGGTAGGCGCCCCCGTCGAGCATCAAACCGAGCAGCCGCCAGCGTTGCCATCTGAGCCGCCAGAAACCGAGCCCCGGCCCCAAACTGCGCCCGAGGCAGAGACCGAAGCAGATTCCGAGACCGAAGCAGATTCCAAAACAGAAGCAGATTCCAAAACAGAAGCAGATTCCAAGAAAGAAGCAGAGCCCGAGCTCGGGTCAGAGCCTGCGCCCGCAACCGGCCAAGCATCCGCGCCGGCCACTGATCAGGCAACCAGCCCGCCACGGCCGGATCAACAGCCGACAGCGCGCGCTCAAACTCTATCGGAAACTCAGAATCCTGCGGCATCGGAAAGGCGTCCGCCGGAGGCTCCTGCAGCCACGGATACGCCAGTGTCCGCAAGTGGACCTTCCCAAGCGCCTGTCACCTACCAAAAGGCTCGCACCCGCGAGGATCTTCTCTGGCTGGCGGAACAGAATCCGTCCCACCTGACCATTCAGCTCATTGCACTGAAAAAGTTCGCGGCAGTCGAGGCTTACCTGCAATCTCACCAGCTCGAGGGGGCCAATGTCATCGCGACCGGTCCCGTCGTGATCGCGGTGTTCGGCAGCTTCCCGGACATGGCGAGCGCGATGACCGGGCTCTCGCAGCTACCTATCGACATCGTGGCGCAGGGCTATTGGATCCGCAGCATCGGCGACGTGCAGGCAGACGCGCGCAGATAA
- a CDS encoding PilZ domain-containing protein: protein MEDRRQHPRFRCKLRTGVLFPDGHTELLWAEDISCSGLSIHADKPQRVGVRLRVLVFMFNHRRGKEVQAEVTTRVVSCVLDTSTTDFRLALQVEEFVGEAESLFQAQVDQLSAPLMTETQVRYDERPSVAHAMSFPLHRRVKLALAGGGNLVGWTEDVTPTKMRVALSEKLEKNSVHGLDIPVVLAGEPEIFSVHAKARVNGVVFRPMGAFATHFSVFDYQAEGLTLLRKELRERFPEIAEETMVLTDTPEPSTEEDTEALPSLDDLGLY from the coding sequence GTGGAAGATCGACGCCAACACCCCAGATTCCGCTGCAAGCTCAGAACTGGCGTTCTGTTCCCCGATGGGCACACAGAACTTCTGTGGGCGGAGGATATCTCCTGCAGCGGGCTGAGCATTCATGCCGACAAGCCGCAGCGCGTGGGGGTGCGATTGCGGGTGCTTGTGTTCATGTTCAACCATCGCCGGGGAAAGGAAGTCCAGGCAGAGGTAACCACAAGAGTTGTTAGCTGCGTACTTGACACCAGTACGACAGATTTCCGCCTTGCCTTGCAAGTGGAAGAGTTTGTTGGCGAAGCGGAATCGCTCTTCCAAGCACAGGTCGACCAGCTGTCCGCGCCACTGATGACAGAAACACAGGTTCGCTATGACGAACGGCCAAGCGTAGCGCACGCAATGAGCTTTCCGCTGCACAGGCGAGTCAAGCTCGCGCTCGCCGGAGGTGGCAATCTTGTAGGCTGGACAGAGGACGTCACACCAACAAAGATGCGCGTCGCCCTGTCCGAAAAGCTTGAGAAAAATTCGGTGCATGGACTTGATATCCCGGTCGTTCTTGCTGGCGAGCCAGAAATCTTTTCCGTTCATGCCAAGGCGCGCGTCAATGGCGTCGTCTTCCGTCCCATGGGAGCCTTTGCAACGCATTTCTCGGTTTTCGACTACCAGGCTGAGGGCCTCACCCTGCTGCGCAAGGAATTGCGTGAGCGATTCCCGGAGATTGCCGAAGAAACCATGGTATTGACCGACACCCCGGAGCCTTCGACGGAAGAGGACACCGAGGCATTGCCATCGCTAGACGACCTGGGGCTGTACTAG
- the lptF gene encoding LPS export ABC transporter permease LptF: MSQGLEPMLTVIDRYVLLEAAKVFAAITLTLFLITASVLFLRSLEEVNIGALSTEVAFRYLGYQLLRDSGHLVPPAFFLASLVALGRMARDSELIALQACGVGPVRIYRALLYLALPLALITAWLALVVQPDAAAKIQVIRELQGEQATQVAGLQAGRFYQQLGGDVTFYAAHFDAEKRLHGIFLYDRRDPSRPSLVLSDVGYYQETRDAGGRYIVLNRGRRYDGAPGMADFSIGEFDRYQLQLDAPASAAMARNKRSTRKTAELLGSDNRGDWAELQHRFANPLALFALALIAIPLTATSPRQTGSGRLILALFTYFAFFNLQRLAESWLEFGILPAWLGSLWYQPLLVVLVFAILAPRSFWMERKRALQWIPRRLEVLSRK, from the coding sequence ATGTCCCAAGGGCTCGAGCCGATGCTAACTGTTATCGACCGCTATGTGCTGTTGGAGGCCGCGAAAGTCTTTGCGGCGATTACCCTGACGCTGTTTTTGATCACGGCGAGCGTGCTTTTTCTGCGCAGCCTTGAGGAAGTGAATATCGGTGCGCTCAGTACCGAGGTGGCCTTTCGTTATCTTGGTTACCAACTGCTGCGTGATAGTGGCCACCTGGTCCCACCGGCGTTCTTTCTGGCGTCATTGGTGGCGCTCGGGCGCATGGCGCGCGACAGCGAGCTGATTGCCCTGCAGGCATGTGGTGTCGGCCCGGTGCGTATCTACCGGGCTTTGCTCTATTTGGCGCTGCCGCTCGCGCTTATCACAGCCTGGCTGGCCCTGGTGGTCCAGCCCGATGCAGCGGCGAAAATTCAGGTTATCCGCGAACTCCAGGGGGAGCAGGCCACCCAGGTTGCCGGTTTGCAGGCGGGTCGCTTTTATCAGCAGTTGGGTGGCGATGTGACCTTTTACGCCGCGCACTTCGATGCCGAGAAGCGCTTGCACGGCATTTTCCTCTACGATCGCCGCGACCCAAGCAGGCCAAGCTTGGTGTTGTCAGACGTTGGCTACTATCAGGAAACGCGCGATGCCGGGGGACGTTACATTGTGCTAAACCGCGGGCGGCGCTACGATGGCGCGCCTGGCATGGCAGATTTCAGCATCGGCGAGTTCGATCGCTACCAGTTGCAATTGGATGCGCCAGCGTCCGCAGCCATGGCGCGTAATAAGCGCTCGACGCGCAAGACTGCTGAGCTCTTAGGCTCGGACAATCGCGGCGACTGGGCCGAACTGCAGCATCGCTTCGCGAACCCTCTGGCCTTGTTCGCACTGGCGCTTATCGCCATTCCACTAACGGCAACATCGCCCCGGCAGACGGGAAGCGGGCGGCTGATCTTGGCACTCTTCACATATTTCGCCTTTTTCAACCTGCAACGCCTGGCCGAGAGTTGGCTCGAGTTTGGCATCTTGCCAGCCTGGCTCGGGAGCCTGTGGTATCAGCCGTTATTGGTTGTTCTGGTGTTTGCGATTCTCGCGCCCAGGTCGTTCTGGATGGAGCGCAAGCGCGCGCTGCAATGGATTCCAAGAAGGCTGGAAGTGCTGAGCCGGAAATGA
- the hisF gene encoding imidazole glycerol phosphate synthase subunit HisF, with protein sequence MIALLDYGAGNVRSVRNAVAALGYPLTDVRKPADILAAEQLIFPGVGAFGPAMERLRELGFEEPLRKYLLAGRPFLGICIGLQSLFEGSEESPGVPGLGLIPGIVRRFDNTRLSVPHMGWNGLRLQRDCELLEDAEERRFYFVHSYFAEPNASNRDWVLAQTDYGRPFISAVQRGEVAAVQFHPEKSGAPGLEVLRRFLAGQCTLDESSAGDASGAEPEQVATSAQEPTCLAKRVIACLDVRTNDQGDLVVTKGDQYDVREQGEVRNLGKPVELAKRYYDEGADEITFLNITAFRDFPLADQPMLEVLRLASEQIFVPLTIGGGIRAFTDSDGRDHSALDVASEYFRSGADKVSIGSEAVLVAEAFYARGGRGDGSSAIEQIARVYGSQAVVISVDPRRVYVDAPDATSHRCVQTAEPGPNGEGYCWFQCTIKGGREGRDLDVAQLVQACEQLGAGEILVNSIDRDGSGRGFDLELLEMVRACVRIPVIASSGAGCPDHFSALFAAVDVDAALAAGIFHRREVPIEAVKSDLRDHEVMIRG encoded by the coding sequence ATGATTGCCCTTCTTGATTATGGTGCCGGCAATGTGCGTAGCGTGCGCAATGCCGTGGCCGCACTCGGTTATCCGCTCACCGATGTTCGCAAGCCAGCCGATATTTTGGCGGCCGAGCAGCTCATTTTCCCCGGCGTGGGCGCCTTCGGGCCCGCGATGGAGCGCCTGCGCGAACTGGGCTTCGAGGAGCCTCTGCGCAAGTATTTGCTTGCTGGACGGCCTTTTCTCGGTATTTGCATCGGCTTGCAGTCGCTGTTTGAGGGTAGCGAGGAATCGCCCGGCGTGCCCGGACTTGGGCTGATTCCGGGAATTGTCCGGCGTTTTGACAACACTCGCCTGTCGGTGCCGCACATGGGCTGGAACGGTCTACGCCTGCAACGCGACTGCGAGTTGCTGGAAGACGCTGAAGAGCGGCGCTTTTACTTTGTGCATTCTTACTTTGCCGAGCCCAATGCGAGCAACCGCGATTGGGTACTGGCACAGACGGATTACGGGCGGCCGTTTATCAGCGCCGTGCAACGCGGTGAGGTTGCTGCGGTGCAATTCCATCCGGAGAAAAGCGGTGCGCCGGGGCTCGAAGTCCTGCGGCGTTTCCTCGCCGGACAGTGCACCCTGGACGAGTCGTCCGCTGGAGATGCCTCGGGTGCTGAGCCAGAGCAAGTCGCCACCTCGGCGCAAGAGCCGACATGTCTGGCCAAGCGCGTCATTGCCTGTCTCGATGTGCGCACCAACGACCAAGGCGACCTGGTGGTCACCAAGGGAGATCAGTACGACGTGCGCGAGCAAGGCGAGGTGCGCAACCTCGGCAAGCCAGTCGAGTTGGCCAAACGCTACTATGACGAGGGTGCTGACGAGATCACCTTTCTCAACATCACCGCCTTCAGAGACTTTCCGCTCGCTGACCAACCCATGCTTGAAGTGCTGCGCCTCGCTTCGGAGCAGATTTTCGTGCCGCTTACCATCGGCGGTGGCATCCGCGCCTTTACGGACAGCGACGGGCGCGACCATTCCGCATTGGATGTTGCGTCCGAATACTTCCGTTCCGGGGCCGATAAGGTCTCGATCGGCTCCGAGGCCGTGCTGGTTGCCGAGGCCTTTTACGCGCGCGGCGGGCGCGGCGATGGCAGCAGCGCCATCGAGCAGATCGCGCGCGTCTACGGCAGCCAGGCGGTAGTCATATCAGTCGATCCGCGTCGCGTCTATGTGGATGCGCCGGATGCGACCTCGCATCGCTGTGTTCAGACGGCAGAGCCTGGCCCCAATGGCGAGGGTTACTGCTGGTTTCAGTGCACCATCAAGGGCGGGCGCGAGGGGCGCGATCTGGATGTGGCGCAGCTGGTGCAAGCCTGCGAGCAGCTTGGCGCCGGGGAGATTCTGGTCAACTCCATCGACCGCGACGGCAGCGGCCGTGGCTTCGACCTAGAGCTGCTTGAAATGGTCCGCGCCTGTGTGCGCATCCCGGTCATTGCCTCAAGCGGCGCCGGCTGCCCCGATCACTTCAGCGCGCTTTTTGCAGCCGTCGATGTAGACGCAGCCTTGGCCGCCGGGATTTTCCATCGGCGCGAGGTCCCCATCGAAGCAGTCAAGAGCGACCTACGCGACCACGAGGTTATGATTCGCGGCTAA
- a CDS encoding B12-binding domain-containing radical SAM protein, which produces MPVFRLILLKPSHYDDEGYVIQWWRSGIPSNTLAALYGMAHDAAERRVLGDDVELRISAIDETNTRIRVEKLARMIERDGGAGLVCLVGVQSNQFPRAMDIARGLRARGIQVGMGGFHVSGTLAMLPEITPELREAMDLSVSLYAGETEGRFDEFLLDAYAGRLKPLYNYLNDLPNIEGVAPPFMPREYVERTVGTLSSFDAGRGCPFVCSFCTIINVHGRKSRFRSPDDIERIVRDNAAQGIKRFFVTDDNFARNKNWEAIFDRLIALKEREGLGVHLTLQVDTQCHRIPRFIDKAARAGTKRIFIGLENINPDNLAAANKKQNKITEFRKMLLAWRAHRVFIDSGYILGFPGDTPESIRRDIEIIKRELPLDRLQFYCLTPLPGSADHKAMHERGEYMDPDLNNYELNHVTTRHPKMSAAEWHGIYREAWRRFYSLEHIKTLMRRGCATGVSPGKIMSSCIVVYLFGAIEGIQPLEAGLLRRRVRRDRRAGLPIENPFLFYPKYLARGLHMLFAAARLLIPLAILRVRLKRNPRSKDYVDQSLIPVDDAEMDAMEMYRNSDAATTAVATHRRKLAERASKPI; this is translated from the coding sequence ATGCCTGTCTTCCGCCTGATTCTGCTCAAGCCATCCCACTACGACGACGAGGGCTACGTCATCCAATGGTGGCGCTCCGGCATTCCGTCGAACACCTTGGCCGCGCTTTACGGCATGGCCCACGACGCCGCCGAGCGGCGCGTTCTCGGTGACGATGTCGAGCTGCGTATCAGTGCGATTGACGAGACCAACACCCGTATCCGCGTGGAAAAACTCGCGCGCATGATCGAGCGCGATGGCGGCGCCGGGTTAGTCTGCCTTGTCGGGGTCCAGTCGAACCAGTTCCCGCGAGCCATGGACATCGCCCGCGGGCTGCGAGCGCGCGGCATCCAAGTGGGCATGGGCGGCTTCCATGTCAGCGGCACCCTGGCAATGCTGCCCGAGATCACCCCCGAGTTGCGCGAGGCCATGGACTTAAGCGTGTCCCTCTACGCCGGTGAGACCGAAGGACGCTTCGATGAGTTTCTGCTCGATGCCTATGCCGGGCGTCTCAAGCCGCTCTACAACTACCTGAACGACTTGCCGAATATCGAAGGCGTCGCGCCGCCATTCATGCCGCGCGAATACGTCGAGCGCACCGTCGGCACCCTGAGCAGCTTCGACGCTGGCCGCGGCTGTCCCTTCGTCTGCAGCTTCTGCACCATCATCAATGTGCATGGGCGCAAGTCGCGCTTCAGAAGCCCCGACGACATCGAGCGCATCGTCCGCGACAACGCTGCCCAGGGAATCAAACGCTTCTTTGTCACCGACGACAACTTCGCCCGCAACAAAAACTGGGAGGCGATCTTCGACCGGCTGATCGCGCTCAAAGAGCGCGAGGGCCTTGGCGTCCATCTAACACTTCAGGTCGACACCCAGTGCCATCGTATCCCCCGCTTTATCGATAAGGCCGCCCGGGCTGGGACCAAGCGCATCTTCATCGGCCTTGAAAACATCAACCCGGATAACCTGGCTGCCGCGAACAAGAAGCAGAACAAGATCACCGAGTTTCGCAAGATGTTGCTGGCTTGGCGCGCCCACCGCGTCTTTATCGATAGCGGCTACATCCTCGGCTTCCCCGGCGACACTCCCGAGAGCATCCGCCGCGACATCGAGATCATCAAGCGCGAGTTGCCGCTGGATCGGCTGCAGTTTTACTGCCTGACCCCGCTGCCGGGCTCGGCCGACCACAAAGCCATGCACGAGCGCGGCGAGTACATGGACCCGGACCTGAACAACTACGAGCTCAATCACGTCACCACCCGTCACCCCAAGATGAGCGCCGCGGAATGGCATGGCATCTACCGCGAGGCCTGGCGCCGCTTCTACTCCCTGGAGCACATTAAGACACTGATGCGCCGAGGGTGCGCCACCGGCGTCAGCCCCGGCAAGATCATGAGCTCCTGCATTGTTGTCTACCTGTTCGGCGCCATTGAGGGCATACAGCCCCTAGAAGCGGGACTGTTACGGCGGCGGGTGCGTCGCGATCGCCGTGCCGGCTTGCCGATCGAGAATCCGTTCCTGTTCTATCCGAAATACCTGGCACGCGGCCTTCATATGTTGTTCGCGGCCGCACGGCTGCTAATCCCGCTGGCGATCCTGCGCGTCCGGCTCAAGCGCAACCCCAGATCAAAAGACTATGTGGATCAGTCTCTCATCCCGGTTGACGACGCCGAGATGGACGCGATGGAGATGTACCGCAACAGCGACGCGGCGACCACGGCTGTCGCGACCCACAGGCGCAAACTGGCCGAGCGGGCAAGCAAACCCATTTAG